The Xylophilus rhododendri region AGCCGGACGGCGATTACCTGGCCGATGTGCAGGTCAGCCTGTCGGATACGCAGGGCAAGCCGCTGCAGGAATGGAAGGCCAGCGGCCCCGTTTGCCTGGTGGACCTGCCGCCCGGCCGCTACAAGGTCTCGGCGCGCAGCGGCGACACCAGCCGCGACCGTGAGGTCAATGTCGGCGCAACGCCGGTGCGGCTCGACTTCCGCTTCTGACGCAGCCCAGGCGCGCGATGCCCGCGATCAGTGGTGGTCGTCGTGGCGCGCGATCTGCAGCAGGTGGTCGACTTCCTCGGGGTAGCGTTTGAGGTTGTTCTGGTGCCAGCGCATGATCATCCACATCATGCCGGCCACCACCACGCCGAAGGCGGTGATCGCACCGAAGGCCGACAGGCCGAACTTGGTCGACACGCTGTAGAAGGCGCCCAGGCCCAGGATGCAGGCCTGCTCGTTGAAGTTTTGCACGGCGATGGAGCGGCCGGCGCCCATCAGGTTGTGGCCGCGGTGCTGCAGCAGCGCGTTCATCGGCACCACCAGGAAGCCGCCGATGCCGCCCAGCAGGATCAGGAAGGGCGCCGCCAGCCAGACATTGGTGATGAAGTTCATGAAGATGACCAGCACCCCCATGCAGATGCCCAGCGGAATCACCCGCGTGGCCATGTCCAGGCGCATGCGCATCGAGGCCAGCACCGCACCCACGGCGGTGCCCACGGCGACCACGCCGACCAGCGACGAAGCCTTGGTCGTGCCGTAGCCCAGCGCCGCCGCGCTCCAGGCCAGCACGATGTAGCGCAGATTGCCCGACACGCCCCAGAACAGCGTGGTGGTCGACAGCGAGATCTGGCCCAGCCGGTCGCGCCACAGGCGGGAGTTGCAGGTCCAGAAATCGGGCAGCAGTTCGAGCGCGTTGCACCACATGCTGCGGCTCGGATCCTTGCGCAGCGGACGCATCTGCACGCCGGTGTCGGGGATGCGGGTGTTGAACCAGGCGGCCAGGGCGTAGATGAAGATCAGCACCAGGATGGCGGCCTCGGGCGGCGTGTCGATGCCGGTGTCGAAGTAGGGCAGGTCGAAGCCCAGCAGGAAGCCCGAGACCTGGTGCCCCACCAGCTGGCCGCCGAAGAGCACGCCCAGGATGATGGAGCCGATGGTCAGCCCCTCGATCCAGCCGTTGGCCTTGACCAGCTGCGAAGCCGGCAGCAGCTCGGTGAGGATGCCGTACTTGGCCGGCGAATAGGCCGCAGCGCCCAGGCCCACGATGGCGTAGGCCGCCAGGGGGTGCGCGCCGAACAGCATCATCAGGCAGCCCACCACCTTGATCGCGTTGCTGTAGAACATGACGCGCCCCTTCGGCCGGGCATCCGCGAACGCCCCCACGAAGGGTGCGAGCACCACGTAGAACAGGGCGAACATGGGAACCAATGCGGCGCGCTGCCATTCGGCGGCACCGGAGGTGCGGAGCAGTTCGACGGCAGCGACGAATAGCGCGTTGTCTGCCAGCGACGAGAAGAACTGCGCCGACATGATCGTGAAGAAACCGCGTTTCATCGATGGCATGCGGGCCGGTGTTGAAGCCGGCGCTTATGAGTGACTGCTCTTCGGGTTTCTGAGGAAGGCGGGTTATAGCATGCAGTACCCGAAGCCCTGTTCCGAATGTCCGACCCGGCTGCCGGTGAGTTATCGCCTGACAGAATGCCCGTCATCGTTTTAGAGATCCCAAAAGCGCCATGCCCCGTCCCATCCTCGCCACCATCCATGCCGACGCCCTGCGCCACAACCTCGACCGCATGCGCCGTGCGGCGCAGGACGCGCGGGTCTGGGCGGTGGTCAAGGCCAATGCCTACGGTCACGGCATCGAACGTGTCTTCGAATCCTTCCGCGCCGCCGACGGCTTCGCCATGCTGGACCTGGCCGAGGCCGAACGCGTGCGCGCCCTGGGCTGGCGGGGCCCGGTGATGCTGCTCGAAGGCATCTTCGAGGCGCGCGACCTGGAGCTGTGCTCGCGCCTGCAGATCTGGCATGCGGTGCATACCGACGAGCAGATCGACATGCTGGCGGCGCACAAGACGCAGGCGCCGCACCGCGTCTTCCTGAAGCTCAACTCCGGCATGAACCGCCTGGGTTTCTCGCCCGACCGCTTCCGCACGGCCTACGCCCGGCTGTCGGCCCTGCCGCAGGTCGACGAGATCTCCTTCATGACCCACTTCAGCGATGCCGACGGCGAACGCGGCATCGCCCACCAGCGCGCCGCCTTCGAACGCGCCACCGCCGACCTGCCGGGCGAACGCAGCCTGTGCAACACCGCCGCCCTGCTGCGCCACGCCACCGACGCGGCGGTGCGCGGCGACTGGGTGCGGCCCGGCATCGGCCTCTACGGCGGTGCGCCGGACTTCCCGCAGCACGACATCGCCCACTGGCAGCTGCAGCCGACGATGACACTGTCCTCGCGCATCATCGGCCTGCAGCAGCTGGCGGCCGGCGACACCATCGGCTATGGGTCGAGCTTCACCGCCGACGCCGCCCTGCGTGTGGGCACGGTGGCCTGCGGTTATGCCGACGGTTATCCGCGTCTGGCGGGAACCGGCACGCCGGTGCTGGTGGACGGCGTGCGCACCCGCCTGCTGGGCCGGGTCAGCATGGACATGCTGGCGGTCGACCTGACACCGGTGCCGCAGGCCGGCTTCGGCACGGAGGTGACGCTCTGGGGCAAGGCCCGAAGGACGGCTCCGCGCAAGCCGTGCTGCCCATCGACGAGGTGGCCCGGGCGGCATCGACCATCGGCTACGAACTCATGTGCGCCGTGGCGCCGCGGGTGCCTGTGGTGCTGGGTTAAGCGGCGCAGCCCAGGCCCCGTATTGAATTATCTGAAGATTGGATAGATATATATCTTCGACATTGGTGCCGAGAAGGGAAAATGCCGGCGTTGATATATGCAGATGTGCTGTGACACGATGATTCGTGCGCAAATGTAGGTAGAACGACGGTTATCAGATTGCATGCCGCGCTATTTGGGGCAACCATCCGCCGCCGCGCCGGGCGCCAAGCCCGCCGCGAGGCGGATCGTTCATTCAACCATGTGGTGCCATTTATGCTGTCTCTTACCGATATTGAGGATTCTCCCACCGAAGTTTCCAAAATGGAATCCGTCTGCGATGCCCTCGCGGCGGATTTTTCCCGTGATAACTGCTACCGCTCGGCGCATTTGAGCATGACCGCCAGCGAGAATTATCCGAGCAAATTCGTGCGTGCCATGGGCGGCGCGATGCAGGGCGCGTTCTATGAATTCGCCCCGCCATACTCCACTGCCGAAGGCGAATGGCATTTTCCGGATTCGGGTGCGCAGGCGGCGCTGGTGCAGAAGCTGGCGCAACTCGGCTGCCAGATGTTCCAGGCCCAAACCTTCGACTGGCGCCCCAATGGCGGCGCGGCGGCCGAGCAGGCGGTGCTGCTGGGCACCTGCTCGCGCGGCGATGCCTTCGTGCATTTCGGCCACCAGGATGGCGGCCATTCCTCGCTGGAGGAACTCGCGCGCAAGATCGGCATCGGCATTTTCCATATTCCGGTGCAGGAAGATAGCCTGCTGATCGATGTCCAGCGCCTGGCCGAATTGCTCGCCGCGCAACCCGAAATAAAACTGGTGATACTCGACCAGTCCTTCAAGCTGCGCTGGCAGCCGCTGGCGGAAATCCGCGAAATCATGCCGCCCACCGTGACTTTGGCCTATGACGCCAGCCACGATGGCGGGCTGATTTTGGGCGGTGTATTGCCGCAGCCGCTGGCGGCCGGCGCGGATATCGTGCTCGGTAATACCCATAAGACGATTCCGGGGCCGCAAAAGGGTTATGTGGCGTTTTTCAATGCGCGGCATCCGGTGCTCAAGCCGGTATCCGACTGGATCTGCCCCTATATGCAGAGTAATTCCCATGCCGAATTGCTGGTGCCGTTCTATATGGCATTGGTCGAAATATCGCTTTTCGGCAGGCCGTATGCGCAGCAGATCGTCAAGAACGCGAAGGCGCTGGCCTTGTGCATGCATGCGGAGGGCTTGCGGGTGGTGGGCGAATCCTTCGGCTATACCGAGACGCACCAGGTGCTGGTCTCCATCGGCAGCCCGGGCGAGGCGCTGCATGCGGCGGCGCACCTGCTGGCGCTGGCGGGCATACGCTGCAACAACATCGAGATTCCCGGCTCGGGCGGCCGGCATGGCCTGCGCTTCGGCGTGCAGGCCCTGACGCGGCGCGGCATCCAGGAGATCGACATGGCGGTCATCGCCCGTTTCATCGCCCGGGTGCTGGTGCGCAAGGAGCCGCCGGAACTGGTGCGCAACGAGGTGGCGCTCTTCCTGCGCAGCTTTCCGCTGCATCCGCTGGCCTTTTCGCTGGACAGCCAGTATGAGGAGCCGCATGCGATACGGCTGCGGGAAGAGGTTGCCGCCTGAAACGAGAAAAGCCCCCGCAAGGGCTTTTCGTCAGGCCTGGCGAGGCGCTCAGGACATCTGCTTCTGGCGGTCGCGCAGCAGCTTGATCTGGTCGTGGTTGCGCTGCACGCCCTGCAGCTGCTGTTCGACCAGGGCACGCACCGGTGCCGGCAGGTCCTTCTGGGCGGCCTTGCGGTAGCGCGCCAGGGCGCTGTCTTCGCCGCGTTCGGCTTCTTCGAGCAGGCTCAGGTCGGTGGCGGTGGTGAGCTTGCTGCGCACGGCCACCCAGCCGCGGTGCAGTGCGCCGCTGGCGGTGCCGCCGTCCTCGGGAGTGCCGCCCTGGGTGGTGACGGCCTGCTCCAGGTCGCTCACCGAAGCGCGGATCTCTTCGGCGCGGCGCTGGAAGGTCTGCTTGAGTTCCGGTGCCTGGGCGCGTTCGGCCAGTTCGCGGAAGCCGTATTCGCCGTCGTGCGAGGTTTCGATCAGGTCGTTGAGGGTGTCGATGACATCGTCGCGTGCGCTCATAGCGGTTACTCCTTGAGGGTTTGAGAATTTGCCGAAGACGCGGCGCGGGTCTCTTCAGCTCGCGCCCCGTCGTCGTCGCAAAACCCATCTTGGGCGCCTGCCGCGGCCGCTGCGTCGGCGCCCGGACCCTGTGCCTGTAGGACGGCGGGGACGGGATCCGCGCGCCGAGCAACTCAGCCGAAGAACAGGTAGCCGATGCCGATGGCGGCCACCAGCCCCACCGCATCGGCCACCAGCGCGCAGCCCAGCGCATGGCGTGTGTCGCGCAGGCCGGCGCTGCCGCCGTAGACCGCCAGCACGTAGAAGGTGGTCTCGGTGGAGCCCTGCATGATGGCGGCCAGGCGGGCGGGGAAGGAATCGACGCCATAGGTCGTCATCACATCGACCATCAATGCCCGGGCGCCCGAGCCCGACAGGATCTTCATCAGCCCCACCGGCAGGGCGGGCAGGAAGCGGGTGTCCAGCCCCAGCGCGGATGCGGCCGAGCCGATCGCGCCCATCAGCGCATCCATGCAGCCGGCGGCGCGGAACAGGGCGATCGCGCAGAGCATGGCGACCAGGTAGGGGACGATCTGCACCGCCACGCCGAAGCCCTCCTTGGCGCCTTCCACGAACACCTCGTAGACCGGCACCCGCCGCCAGGCGCCGACGGCCAGGAACATCGCCACCAGGCCCAGGATGCAGGCCGCGCCGGCCACACCCGCGGCCTGTGCCAGCTGCGCGCTCGGCAGTCTCGACAAGGCCCACAGCAAGACGCCGCCGCCGGCGGCCAGGCCCAGCAGCGGCAGCCACCAGCGCGGGCGCCACAGCGCGAAGCCCTGGCAGGCGGCCACGGCGAGGAAGCCGGCCAGACAGGAGACACCGGTGACCAGCAGCGTCGGCAGGAAGATGGCGGCGGCATCGAAATGCGCCACCTTCTGCTGCATGGCGATGCTCTGGCGCACGGCGATGACCGCGGTCGGCACCAGGGTCAGGCCGGCGGTGTTGAGCACCATGAACATGATCTGGGCGTCGCTGGCGGTGTGCGGGCGCGGGTTGAGGGTCTGCAGCTCGCGCATGGCCGACAGGCCCAGCGGCGTGGCGGCGTTGTCCAGGCCGAGCAGGTTGGCCGACAGGTTCATGGTCATCGCGCCCTGGGCCGGATGGCCCGCAGGCACGCCGGGGAACACGGCGCGCAGCAGCGGCGCGACACGCCGCGCCAGGCCCTCGACCAGGCCGGCGCGTTCGCCCACCTTCAGGAAGCCCAGCCACAGCGCCATCACGCCGGTCAGCCCCAGGGCGATGTCGAAGCCGCTGCGCGCCGCGTCGAACAGGGCGGCCACCAGGCGGGCGAAGACCTCGGCGTCGCCGCCCAGGAAACGCGCCAGGGCGGTGACGATGGCCACCAGGAAGAAACCGAGCCAGACCAGGTTGATGACCATGCGGGAGCAGACCGAAAAAGAAGGGCGCCAGGCGTGCGCCGCGCACGGCGGCGAGAATCGGGCGATGCCCGCTGCGGCGATTGTCATGCCGCGGCCATCCTCCCTTCCTGCGATTGCCCGCCGAATGTCCGACACGACCCTCTCCCACGTAGCCGCGCTGCCCTTTGTTTTCGATGCCGCCGCAGACGACAGCGCGCAGGAGGCCATCGCGGCCCTGCAGGCGCGCACCGTCCGCGAGACGGCCGAGGTGGACGGCTGCCCGGTGGTCTTTCGGCGCATCGGCAACGGTCCGCCGCTGCTGCTGCTGCACGGCGGCCACGGCAGCTGGCTGCACTGGGTGCGCAACGTCGATGCCCTCTCGGCGCGCCACACCCTGTGGCTGGCCGACATGCCGGGTTATGGCGACTCCGGCGTGCCCGAAGGTGCGCAGACGCTGGAGAACATCGTCGGTGTGCTCGGCCGGGCGGTAGATCAGCTGCTGGGCGAATCGACCGCGCTGGACATCGCCGGCTTCTCCTTCGGCGGCCTGTGCGCGGCGACGTTGGCCGCGGCGCGGCCGCAGGTGCGGCGTGTCGCCCTGCTGGGCCCGGGCGGCCACGGCCTGCCGCGGCGCGAGCGGCTGGGCATGCTCAACTGGAAGGACCTGCCGCCGGGGCCGGAGCGCGACGCGCGCCTGCACCACAACCTGGCGGCGCTGATGCTGCACGAGCCCGCGCACATCGATGCCATGGCGCTGGCGCTGCACCGGTCGGCCTGCGTCAACACCCGCTGGCGCAGCAAGGGCCTGTCGCGCCGCGCGCTGCTGCCGGATGCGCTGGAGATCCTGTCGCAGCGCCAGGTGCCGGTGCTGCTGGCCTGGGGCGAGCACGACGTCACCGCCGTTCCCACGCAGGCCGGTCCGGCGCTGCTGGCCGGCGCCAGCCAGATGGAACTGGTCATCGTGCCCAATGCGGGCCACTGGCTGCAGTACGAGGCGGCGGACGCCACCGACCGGCTGTTGCTGGACTGGTTCGCGCCGGCCTGAAGCCGGTCAAGTGTCCGCGCTGAAGCCGATCGTCTTGACGATGCCGCGCCAGCGCTCGGTATCGGATTTCAGCGCTGCGGCCAGCTGCTCCGGCGTGCTGCCCTGGGCCTCCAGGCCCATGGCGGCCAGGCCGTCGATGGTGTCGCGCTGGGCCAGCGCGGCGCGGATGGTGCCGTTGAGTTTCTGCACCGTGTCCGGCGCCGCCTTCGCCGGCAGGAAAAAGCCGTACCACTCGCTGAAGGCCAGGTCCTTGAAGCCCTGCTCCACCAGCGTCGGCGTGCCCGGCGCGAAGCGGCTGCGCTTGGCGCCCGAGACCCCCAGCAGCCGGCATTTGCCCGCCTGCACATACTGGATGAAT contains the following coding sequences:
- a CDS encoding carboxypeptidase-like regulatory domain-containing protein, translating into MPRLFSVLLPAATLCCALAGAAHAQSPADVKYRCGGIGSDESTQMREEMKSHPLSLLFAKPDGDYLADVQVSLSDTQGKPLQEWKASGPVCLVDLPPGRYKVSARSGDTSRDREVNVGATPVRLDFRF
- the lplT gene encoding lysophospholipid transporter LplT, with protein sequence MKRGFFTIMSAQFFSSLADNALFVAAVELLRTSGAAEWQRAALVPMFALFYVVLAPFVGAFADARPKGRVMFYSNAIKVVGCLMMLFGAHPLAAYAIVGLGAAAYSPAKYGILTELLPASQLVKANGWIEGLTIGSIILGVLFGGQLVGHQVSGFLLGFDLPYFDTGIDTPPEAAILVLIFIYALAAWFNTRIPDTGVQMRPLRKDPSRSMWCNALELLPDFWTCNSRLWRDRLGQISLSTTTLFWGVSGNLRYIVLAWSAAALGYGTTKASSLVGVVAVGTAVGAVLASMRMRLDMATRVIPLGICMGVLVIFMNFITNVWLAAPFLILLGGIGGFLVVPMNALLQHRGHNLMGAGRSIAVQNFNEQACILGLGAFYSVSTKFGLSAFGAITAFGVVVAGMMWMIMRWHQNNLKRYPEEVDHLLQIARHDDHH
- a CDS encoding PLP-dependent aminotransferase family protein codes for the protein MHAALFGATIRRRAGRQARREADRSFNHVVPFMLSLTDIEDSPTEVSKMESVCDALAADFSRDNCYRSAHLSMTASENYPSKFVRAMGGAMQGAFYEFAPPYSTAEGEWHFPDSGAQAALVQKLAQLGCQMFQAQTFDWRPNGGAAAEQAVLLGTCSRGDAFVHFGHQDGGHSSLEELARKIGIGIFHIPVQEDSLLIDVQRLAELLAAQPEIKLVILDQSFKLRWQPLAEIREIMPPTVTLAYDASHDGGLILGGVLPQPLAAGADIVLGNTHKTIPGPQKGYVAFFNARHPVLKPVSDWICPYMQSNSHAELLVPFYMALVEISLFGRPYAQQIVKNAKALALCMHAEGLRVVGESFGYTETHQVLVSIGSPGEALHAAAHLLALAGIRCNNIEIPGSGGRHGLRFGVQALTRRGIQEIDMAVIARFIARVLVRKEPPELVRNEVALFLRSFPLHPLAFSLDSQYEEPHAIRLREEVAA
- a CDS encoding PA2169 family four-helix-bundle protein yields the protein MSARDDVIDTLNDLIETSHDGEYGFRELAERAQAPELKQTFQRRAEEIRASVSDLEQAVTTQGGTPEDGGTASGALHRGWVAVRSKLTTATDLSLLEEAERGEDSALARYRKAAQKDLPAPVRALVEQQLQGVQRNHDQIKLLRDRQKQMS
- a CDS encoding nucleoside recognition domain-containing protein; amino-acid sequence: MVINLVWLGFFLVAIVTALARFLGGDAEVFARLVAALFDAARSGFDIALGLTGVMALWLGFLKVGERAGLVEGLARRVAPLLRAVFPGVPAGHPAQGAMTMNLSANLLGLDNAATPLGLSAMRELQTLNPRPHTASDAQIMFMVLNTAGLTLVPTAVIAVRQSIAMQQKVAHFDAAAIFLPTLLVTGVSCLAGFLAVAACQGFALWRPRWWLPLLGLAAGGGVLLWALSRLPSAQLAQAAGVAGAACILGLVAMFLAVGAWRRVPVYEVFVEGAKEGFGVAVQIVPYLVAMLCAIALFRAAGCMDALMGAIGSAASALGLDTRFLPALPVGLMKILSGSGARALMVDVMTTYGVDSFPARLAAIMQGSTETTFYVLAVYGGSAGLRDTRHALGCALVADAVGLVAAIGIGYLFFG
- a CDS encoding alpha/beta fold hydrolase, translated to MSDTTLSHVAALPFVFDAAADDSAQEAIAALQARTVRETAEVDGCPVVFRRIGNGPPLLLLHGGHGSWLHWVRNVDALSARHTLWLADMPGYGDSGVPEGAQTLENIVGVLGRAVDQLLGESTALDIAGFSFGGLCAATLAAARPQVRRVALLGPGGHGLPRRERLGMLNWKDLPPGPERDARLHHNLAALMLHEPAHIDAMALALHRSACVNTRWRSKGLSRRALLPDALEILSQRQVPVLLAWGEHDVTAVPTQAGPALLAGASQMELVIVPNAGHWLQYEAADATDRLLLDWFAPA